The genome window aaaGATCAGatctcaaattttaacatagtaTGGAGACCAAAATTGATATTTGacttttttacataattaaaaagtaaaagggtgccaaaattgaaaatttattattattgtttaaaatataaaaataaaagtaaacaaTGTTtagatgttttaaataaaaattaatacgtTTTAGTATACTTAAATCCGCATTTTCCtgaacttaaacaaaatttaatagaagGCTTTATCCAATGGCAAAAATTTAGCTGCAGTTGGTCTGTTATGCTCATTTGAGCTAATAAATGGAGGTCTAGTTATTTAGAAACTTCCAACATAGAATCTCAAATTCTATTTGCTAGGCAATTCATATGAAATCAAAGATACTTACATATGTTAGAAAAAAAAGCACTAAGTACAGAGATcgttaatcaaataaaaaaaaaaagaacataattGGTTAAATGTAGAAGAACCGTGAGAGAGTAATTTCAGCAATGGCGAGCTAACTAGCTAAGGTGAAGAAGACAAAAGGCGAGTGAGTTCATCAGAGAGTGGAGGCCTTGAAAGTGTTGTCAAAGACAGAACAAAATCCTTTGGAACCAAACACTTTTCTTCTATGTAAAGCTTTTCTTGTACCTTTGAAGATGTTACAATTTGCATGCTTTCCTTGTCCTTGCGATTCCCTTCCTTATTTTCCTGCATTTGTAATTAAACCCcttaatttgcttattttacCAATCATATAATGGGCAAAATACCTCTCCAATCCCTCTCAATTGgtccctttttaaaaaaatagagcaATTTAATCTCTGTCAATTTTAAACATGAACAACTAAAgacaattttcatcaaatcgtacataattttgattggtataacaGTACATTTAGCCCTTgatgtttacatgttttgtcaatttgatcttGGTTCTAAAAGATTCAATAAATTTAGGCTCAACAtttgcacatatatataaatgttgtaAGCTAAATTTGTCAAGTGAGATCACATTGACAAGATGTCTAAAttttgagagctaaatttattattatagcaaTCAAAATTGCGTACAATTGATGGAAAACATTAATGTCCGGATTAATGTTTTTAGTTAcacacttttaaaattaataaaattaaattactctaattttttaaagaaactaATTTACATCGAAATTGATAGATATGGGAAAGGTTTCTTAAGAAGAAAATCTAGGTTTCTATATACCTGGGGTAGAGGAAACtgaatttttcctttttcccttttttttaataaaagatgacagtaatctaattaaaaaaataaaataaaataaaataaaagcaaaaaaatgtaAGAAATAGCCGAGAAAATTACTGGAAAGGAGTTCATAAGTTGAAGGATTCCAAGTTGAGCTTGTAAATACTTGACATATTTAAAAGCAGCTTGAAGCATTTCAGCAGTGTTCATTTTAGTCCCACCAGGTACAAGCTTGCCAAGTTCTTGAGTCTTCTTAGTTATTTTCCTCCTCCGCTCTCTCGCCGCAATGCTTTGTACCGACACACACTTTTCATCGCTAATTTTCTTACAGTTTCCCACTGTGTGTGTTCCTTCCAAGCTATAAACACCATTCATGCTTTGAGGGCATGAATTTAGAGCAACCCCATCAAAGAAACCAGGCATCAAACAATGATCTTCGATGAGTTTGTGGCGTTTAGGGCATGGATAAGAGCTGAAGTTATCGTATGGGGTGATTAAAGGGTCGTAAGGGAGTAGAGGGGCACTGTAGTAGTTTTCAGGGTGAAGGAAATTGTTGTTTAGGTCAATGCAAGGATCGAGAAAAGTTAAAGGGAGCTCAAATGGTGGATCACAGTAATATTGAAGATGCTGTTGTTGTTGTTCATGATGATCATCAGCTTGAACTGCTTTTGTAATTTGATGAGTTGGTTCCGAGTTAAGATTCTGAACATCGGTTTCGCAGTTGGAGTAATATGAACTTAAAACCATGGTAGTTGTTGAAAAGGAAAACAAGCAAAACCAGAAATGCAAATGGGAAAACAATTACAAGGAAACTTAGAAAAGGGATTTCAAGGATGGAAAATTGTCAAAAGTTTCAGTGGTTCTTGACCTGTCTAGACTGGAGACACAaagagattttttattttttagaagacagatacttgataaaatcacgagaaaaaatgaaaaaaacaaaaaaaaaaactgaatgtGAGAGAAAGAGAGTGGTAGGTTGAGATAAAATAGGAAAGATGGGTTAAGGTAGTTAACTGTCTCCTAAAAACGCTAGGGCTCTTTTTCCCCTTCCTATTAAAGAAACTGAAAAACAAACATCCTTTTCCACGCTTTGGTGGCGGCTGCCATGCATACTTGTTGGATTCATTTATTGGATTAATGGACCCTTTGATACTTGAATTTActtgagtttttttaattaaatttaaatttggctTCAACATTCAATTTGGTACCCAAACCAAACAGAATCATGTGATTAAAGAATATTTGACACGCGTGCTCTAGTAAAAAGACATAAgtattaggaaaaaaaaaattaagtaccaaattaaacGTTGAAGCCAAACTTAAGTACTtaattgagacaaaaaataatttaagtgtcAAATTGAAAAACCAAggtattaaactaaattcaagtatcaaattaaaaaaaaaactcaggtACCAAATAATGCgtaagttatagatttagttcttttactttaattttgtaaattttagttcatgtacttttgaattggtcaaattttgtttgtgtccttttcgaatttaaaatttcaatctgaCCCAAATAGTAgtagttaaatttgtttggttaaattatgttatcaattATGTACTAAGCATAAAGTTGTTCAATAAGTTCATGTTTTTTATTGCatcatttttagtttatatactttttgaattttagctTCATTAACTAAGTTTCTTTTTAGTAATATgtagaaataagaaaaatacattttatttcatatgataaaatatttatcgaatcatattttgaaaaaaaacttaactaatttaatatttatcatttagttagtattaaaatatcaatttttttaaaaaagcataatttaactttgattttattgatcaatctagtccttttttaTAACTATCGTAAATACTTGGAGCCCTTTGTAGCTTCACTATAGCATTGTTTGTAATAACCTAAAATTCACAAGTATTgaaaaagtacattatcgggcctccgtcttagtaaattgagttcaaaaaattattagaaatacttattagactagttgtgtgtttaattaggttttagataggtgaatttagcttaattaagagtaattagtaaaatgattaaattataatagaagtgaaagtttaattatagattaaaataaagtgtaagttttgaatagtagggactaaattgaaagaatcccgaaattagggatttatggtgaaattgaagaGCTAAATTGagtttatagtaagaattaagagagaatatggagttagaatgggaaaataaaattagtattgataagggattaaattagaatttgggtaaagtttaggtataaatggaaatatttagatgaaattgtgtattaatgatttttaattgtttaattacatAGCTAATGTCGCGCGAGAGTCATTGTCCgagaaaggaaaaggaaaaaggtgGACAAGAAGGGACTTGAGAGAAATTTcggttagtattaccataattcgaatttatttattcattgttgaaatttaaattaatatacatgataagcaaattgaggTGAGTATCacgattgaattgaatgaaatatatatatatatatatatacgtattggtattgaatttattgatagtaattgttaaattttgaataatatgtttagtaaataaaaataaggtgaatatcgatattgaattaaatgaattaaaaatatgaattgaataaaagtgaattaaattcgattatgtgtgaatatgtgaattgagtatagattgaaaagtggtttgaattgaattgaagtatgattatatgtgaatatctgaaatatgtattggtactgaattgtatattgattagaaagtggaaagtgaatttggattgaattgtgattgaatcgaaagtgaatttgaaatagaaaaatgatttgaataccctattaactagtcgggctgagtcggatatagttggcatgccataggattggaagcgttcagggatacttcgaccttgAGTCGATGAGATACTGGGTGTCATACTGTtacttcggatagattcgatgaggtactgggtaccaacttacTTCAGCttggccgatgagacactgggtgtcattttattgcttcgaactatccgatgaggcactgggtgccattctggtgtgtttggttggatccgtgtatccgccaaagtccgagtcaagttaataggggtaaatgaataattttgataatataaattttattgaatgatcttgaatatgaattgaaataagatattaaatcgagatatggaaatgaaatgtatgaaccaTGGGTTCAAGAAATAGATAACGATATAGTTCATGAATTGGTTTTGGTAGTATGAGATGATGTAAAAA of Gossypium raimondii isolate GPD5lz chromosome 3, ASM2569854v1, whole genome shotgun sequence contains these proteins:
- the LOC105796222 gene encoding transcription factor bHLH52, which encodes MVLSSYYSNCETDVQNLNSEPTHQITKAVQADDHHEQQQQHLQYYCDPPFELPLTFLDPCIDLNNNFLHPENYYSAPLLPYDPLITPYDNFSSYPCPKRHKLIEDHCLMPGFFDGVALNSCPQSMNGVYSLEGTHTVGNCKKISDEKCVSVQSIAARERRRKITKKTQELGKLVPGGTKMNTAEMLQAAFKYVKYLQAQLGILQLMNSFPENKEGNRKDKESMQIVTSSKVQEKLYIEEKCLVPKDFVLSLTTLSRPPLSDELTRLLSSSP